The following are encoded in a window of Ogataea parapolymorpha DL-1 chromosome VII, whole genome shotgun sequence genomic DNA:
- a CDS encoding threonine dehydrogenase/Zn-dependent dehydrogenase-like protein: MMKALCYLGQNKGIRWQSVPKPKVKLPTDVVGKILATTICGTDLHIVKGHVPECTECAESQPGRGLILGHEGIIEIEEIGSKVSKFKKGDICIVSCISPCGECYYCKRNIQAHCRETDTHCGWILGHAIDGTQAEYVRVPFADHGLYKVPSGISYDALIMLSDILPTAYEVGVLNGKVKEGDSVAIVGLGPIGLSALISTKSMNPSKIIAIDMDDSRLEVAKRMGADEIINPSKTDPKEKVHELTASEFKTSGVDVAMECVGIPQTFEMCEDLIGPGGHISNVGVHGSAVQLKLQELWGKNVTLSTGLVSAYSTADLLQKIVDGKIHPESLATHHFKLDEFEKAYEVFANPGKSKAIKVVLTSE; this comes from the coding sequence ATGATGAAAGCATTGTGTTACTTAGGTCAAAATAAGGGAATTCGCTGGCAATCGGTTCCTAAGCCTAAGGTCAAGCTACCAACAGACGTGGTTGGTAAGATACTTGCAACCACCATTTGTGGCACCGACTTGCATATTGTCAAAGGACATGTGCCTGAATGCACTGAATGCGCCGAGTCGCAGCCAGGACGGGGATTGATCTTAGGTCACGAAGGTATCATTGAGATTGAAGAGATAGGTTCCAAAGTCTCCAAATTTAAGAAAGGAGACATCTGCATCGTGTCTTGCATTTCGCCGTGCGGTGAATGTTACTACTGTAAGAGGAACATTCAAGCCCATTGCAGAGAGACTGACACTCACTGTGGATGGATTTTAGGCCATGCTATTGACGGAACACAGGCAGAGTATGTTCGTGTCCCATTTGCTGATCACGGCTTGTACAAGGTGCCGAGCGGAATCTCTTACGACGCCTTGATCATGCTGAGTGATATTCTTCCGACAGCTTATGAAGTTGGTGTGCTCAACGGTAAAGTTAAGGAAGGCGACAGCGTGGCAATTGTTGGCCTTGGTCCGATTGGACTTTCCGCTCTGATTTCAACTAAGTCAATGAATCCATCCAAGATCATTGCAATCGATATGGATGACTCAAGACTTgaggttgcaaaaagaATGGGAGCAGACGAAATAATCAACCCTTCAAAGACGGACCCCAAGGAAAAGGTCCATGAGCTGACAGCTTCGGAGTTCAAAACCTCAGGTGTCGATGTTGCAATGGAGTGTGTTGGTATTCCGCAGACTTTTGAGATGTGCGAAGACCTGATCGGTCCCGGTGGCCATATCTCGAACGTTGGTGTTCATGGAAGTGCGGTTCAACTGAAACTGCAAGAATTGTGGGGAAAGAACGTGACCTTATCCACCGGGTTGGTTTCCGCTTACTCCACCGCCGATTTGTTGCAGAAAATCGTTGATGGTAAGATACATCCTGAGTCTCTAGCAACCCACCATTTCAAACtcgacgagtttgaaaaagcttATGAAGTTTTCGCAAACCCAGGAAAAAGCAAGGCAATTAAGGTCGTTCTGACCTCGGAATAG
- a CDS encoding Glucan 1,3-beta-glucosidase, which translates to MKFTTTVLTSLAFLIAKSNAEASLGFDLGVQATDGSCKTAEDYKSDLDTISSQASTVKVYSVSSCNTLQILGPVAEDKGFTIALGIWPTPDSTFSSEKEALTSYLPNISKKTIQAFLVGSEALYRNDMSASQLASDISEIKQLLSGIKDKNGDSYGDVPVGTVDSWNVLVDGANADVIKTADVIYANAFSYWQGQTMNNASFSFFDDIMQALQTIQTTKGSSDIDFWIGETGWPTEGDNFESATPSTSNAEQFWKEAICAMRGWGVNTYVFEAFDESWKPDSSGSSSERHWGVWNADRSQKYDLTCDFSS; encoded by the exons ATGAAGTTTACGACAACGGTTCTGACATCTCTTGCATTTTTGATCGCCAAGTCTAACGCTGAAGCTAGC TTAGGTTTTGACTTGGGTGTGCAAGCCACCGATGGTTCCTGTAAGACCGCCGAGGACTACAAGTCTGATTTGGACACGATCTCCTCGCAAGCTTCTACTGTGAAGGTTTATTCTGTGTCCTCGTGCAACACTCTCCAGATTTTAGGACCTGTTGCCGAAGACAAGGGCTTCACCATTGCTCTTGGAATCTGGCCAACCCCAGACTCTACTTTCTCCTCAGAGAAAGAGGCTCTGACTTCTTACTTGCCAAACATCTCCAAAAAGACCATTCAAGCATTTTTGGTTGGTTCTGAGGCTCTCTACAGAAATGACATGAGTGCTTCCCAGCTGGCCAGCGATATTTCTGAGATCAAGCAACTATTGTCCGGtatcaaggacaaaaaTGGTGACTCCTACGGTGATGTGCCTGTTGGAACTGTTGACTCGTGGAATGTCTTGGTTGACGGTGCTAACGCCGATGTCATCAAGACCGCCGACGTCATCTACGCCAATGCCTTCTCCTACTGGCAGGGACAAACCATGAACAACgcttcattttctttcttcgATGATATTATGCAAGCTTTGCAAACCATTCAAACCACCAAGGGTTCTTCTGACATCGACTTCTGGATCGGCGAGACCGGATGGCCAACCGAAGGTGACAACTTTGAATCTGCCACTCCATCTACTTCTAATGCTGAACAGTTCTGGAAGGAAGCTATCTGTGCTATGAGAGGTTGGGGTGTCAACACCTACGTTTTTGAGGCCTTTGATGAGTCCTGGAAGCCAGACAGCTCTGGATCCTCTTCTGAGAGACACTGGGGTGTCTGGAATGCCGACAGATCGCAAAAGTACGATCTCACTTGTGACTTCTCTTCGTGA
- a CDS encoding arginine-tRNA-protein transferase: protein MDLVIGEPLYIVGGDCGYCHGKKDGSRKSYSLQSYEEAYDAGTRPFDEYPNSSTICCHVYSCTPEIYELMMNRGFRRSGSFLYRPDLLRNCCRLYTIRSNIKLLKVNKEHRHNVNRFVRFITGKESTNKNKPFDLKTALLGAETRTTSFKTVIGPAIFSPEKYALYKKYQTTIHNDDPNEVSEKGFKRFLCQSFFPELYSDFRSSEYWSKLNSWREFEVTDIEGEQVEGPVHECYYIDDKLVAIGVLDILPTSVSSVYFIWDPDYAHLGLGTLSALRELVLTEQLGKEYYYLGYYADDCHKMKYKAKFGGEILDLTTLTFYSLDELKKVTDCSELIALSEAESTSTEPAIPSTIKSSPISHMINVAENIYGVQGGSFSASRNAAQEISGILGLSEFGDQSDDELWRRAEGSTIHALPLVSPGLIPLWQIMDWVATGAMRDKFSYCLVLDHTNSQHGQLFDFSNKTSADFRKSFIDLLRMFGAKLFENAKIVLLM from the coding sequence ATGGATTTGGTGATTGGTGAACCATTATACATTGTTGGTGGAGATTGCGGATATTGCCATGGGAAGAAAGATGGAAGCAGAAAATCATATAGTCTACAGTCATACGAGGAGGCTTACGATGCGGGGACTAGACCGTTTGACGAGTATCCCAACTCCAGCACCATATGCTGCCATGTATATTCGTGTACCCCGGAAATCTATGAACTGATGATGAATCGAGGATTCAGAAGATCAGGGAGCTTTCTATATCGTCCAGATCTGCTCCGCAATTGCTGCAGACTATACACAATTAGATCAAATATAAAACTTTTGAAGGTCAATAAGGAACATAGACACAACGTGAATAGATTTGTCAGATTCATCACAGGGAAAGAGTCTACAAACAAGAATAAACCTTTTGACCTGAAAACTGCGCTGCTTGGAGCCgaaacaagaacaacaTCATTCAAAACAGTAATTGGTCCTGCTATTTTCAGCCCTGAAAAGTATGCGCTGTACAAGAAATACCAAACAACTATACACAATGACGACCCCAATGAAGTTTCGGAGAAAGGGTTCAAGCGATTTTTATGCCAATCGTTTTTTCCGGAGCTATACTCGGACTTTCGATCCTCAGAGTACTGGTCAAAATTGAATAGCTGGCGGGAGTTTGAAGTTACAGACATTGAGGGTGAACAGGTGGAAGGTCCAGTTCACGAGTGCTACTATATTGACGACAAGCTAGTGGCCATAGGAGTCTTGGATATTTTGCCTACTTCTGTGTCCTCTGTATATTTCATATGGGACCCTGATTATGCTCATTTGGGACTTGGCACCCTTAGTGCTTTACGGGAATTAGTTTTGACGGAACAGCTAGGAAAAGAGTATTATTACCTAGGATACTATGCCGACGACTGCCATAAGATGAAATACAAAGCCAAGTTTGGTGGTGAaattttggatttgacCACTCTCACTTTCTACAGCCTCGATGAGCTTAAGAAAGTGACTGACTGCAGTGAACTTATCGCTTTGAGCGAGGCAGAATCGACATCTACTGAACCAGCCATCCCTTCAACGATAAAGAGTAGCCCCATCAGTCACATGATAAATGTTGCAGAGAATATTTACGGGGTGCAGGGAGGGAGTTTCTCGGCCAGCAGAAATGCGGCACAAGAAATTAGTGGAATTCTCGGACTCAGCGAATTTGGAGATCAGAGTGACGATGAACTCTGGAGGCGAGCTGAGGGTTCAACCATTCATGCACTGCCGCTTGTTTCACCTGGATTAATTCCTCTTTGGCAGATTATGGATTGGGTGGCGACTGGAGCCATGCGTGACAAATTTTCGTACTGCCTCGTTTTAGATCACACGAACTCGCAACATGGCCAATTGTTCGATTTCTCAAATAAGACATCTGCAGATTTTAGGAAGTCATTTATCGATCTTTTGCGCATGTTCGGGGCGAAATTGTTCGAGAATGCTAAAATAGTGTTGCTCATGTGA
- a CDS encoding Ras-related protein RSR1, translated as MRDYKLVVLGAGGVGKSSLTVQFVQGVYIESYDPTIEDSYTKEIEVDGRACNLEILDTAGVAQFTAMRELYIKSGQGFILVYSVTDKSSLEELMAIREQVMRIKESSNVPMVLVGNKCDLTNEREVTPEDGIEVSKKWNRTPFYEASAMYKMNVEDAFIDVVRQIIRKEVQVSSSGTQGSGSHQKEDVPAPASSRKPSESRKKPTPVAAKPTPAADAKKKKKKRRCVIL; from the exons ATGAGAG ACTATAAATTGGTTGTTTTAGGTGCTGGAGGCGTTGGCAAGTCCTCACTAACGGTTCAATTCGTTCAAGGAGTTTATATTGAAAGTTACGATCCTACTATAGAAGATTCTTACACGAAGGAGATTGAGGTTGATGGTCGAGCTTGTAACTTAGAGATATTAGATACCGCAGGAGTGGCCCAGTTCACGGCAATGAGAGAACTGTATATTAAATCAGGACAGGGGTTTATTTTGGTTTACTCAGTCACCGACAAAAGCTctctggaagagctcatGGCAATTCGCGAACAAGTCATGCGCATCAAGGAATCGTCTAATGTTCCCATGGTTCTTGTGGGGAACAAGTGTGATCTCACAAACGAGAGGGAAGTGACACCAGAAGATGGAATCGAGGTGTCCAAGAAATGGAACAGAACGCCGTTTTATGAGGCCTCAGCAATGTACAAAATGAATGTCGAAGATGCATTCATTGATGTTGTGAGGCAAATAATCAGAAAGGAAGTCCAAGTGTCTTCGAGTGGTACACAAGGATCTGGCTCTCATCAGAAAGAAGACGTGCCTGCACCCGCTTCATCTCGAAAGCCATCCGAGAGTAGGAAAAAACCTACACCGGTCGCAGCAAAGCCAACACCAGCTGCTGatgccaaaaagaagaagaagaaaagaaggTGTGTAATTCTGTAA
- a CDS encoding Glutathione S-transferase omega-like 2, protein MSDTKVDILKFADKDGEYKRKPSVFRDFISSKAGAKFPPEAGRYHLYVSYACPWAHRTLIVRALKGLTALIGVSVVHWHMDDKGWRFPSNDDPCEGATEDKIYGVKRLRELYFKADENYNGRFTVPILWDTKTETIVNNESSEIIRMLNSEFNSLLDEHHAKIDLYPSDLQQQIDDLNDWIYPNINNGVYKAGFATKQEPYEKEVKALFEKLDKVEEILGNRYHHGEHYLTGNILTEADVRLFTTIVRFDPVYVQHFKCNLKMIRYDYPHIHQWLRELYWTIPSFKDTTNFSHIKFHYTKSHVGINPHHITPIGPIPNIVPLGKFK, encoded by the coding sequence ATGAGTGATACTAAAGTGGACATTCTCAAATTTGCAGACAAAGATGGTGAATACAAACGTAAGCCAAGCGTTTTCAGAGACTTTATCTCTTCCAAAGCTGGCGCTAAATTTCCACCAGAAGCTGGGAGGTATCATCTATATGTCTCCTATGCTTGTCCATGGGCCCACAGAACCTTGATTGTGAGAGCTTTGAAAGGATTGACAGCACTAATTGGAGTCTCCGTTGTCCATTGGCATATGGATGATAAAGGATGGAGATTCCCATCCAACGATGACCCATGCGAAGGCGCTACTGAAGACAAGATTTACGGAGTCAAGAGACTGAGGGAGCTTTATTTTAAGGCAGATGAAAACTACAATGGTAGGTTCACTGTTCCAATTCTTTGGGACACTAAGACTGAGACCATTGTGAACAACGAATCCTCGGAGATCATTAGAATGTTGAACTCCGAGTTCAACTCTTTACTTGACGAGCATCACGCGAAAATTGATTTGTATCCTTCGGAccttcagcagcagattGACGACTTGAATGACTGGATTTACCCAAACATCAATAACGGAGTTTACAAGGCGGGCTTTGCGACTAAACAAGAACCTTatgaaaaagaagtcaaGGCACTTTTTGAGAAACTTGACaaagttgaagaaatccTGGGAAACCGGTATCACCATGGCGAACATTACCTAACGGGAAACATTTTAACGGAGGCGGATGTCAGATTATTCACCACCATCGTTCGATTTGACCCGGTCTACGTTCAACATTTTAAGTGCAACTTGAAAATGATTAGGTACGATTATCCCCACATTCACCAGTGGTTGAGAGAGCTATATTGGACAATTCCATCTTTCAAGGATACGACCAACTTCAGTCACATCAAATTCCACTACACCAAATCGCATGTTGGAATTAATCCACATCACATCACGCCTATCGGGCCAATCCCAAACATTGTGCCGCTCGGCAAATTCAAATAG
- a CDS encoding er to golgi transport-related protein, with product MQFRGTQFPGGRNDSFGAHPRSQRQSSLGTSTSSALDSIAQMIPSENPYVMKFEKFTKQVEELIDGYLSPAKPYVPFIGRFLIVATFFEDSLRIMSQWKEQVYYLATFRHLYEWLVKVFLLFNIVCMITGAVLVILRRKPEIATGLLSSIVLLQGFVYGLFFEPVFFFRNVSVIGGLLLALSDSLVVDKRSLLMPGLPMMESKDNKKYFLLVGRIMLIVLFLAFTMTIKWTIINSLIILIGLVSCMSIVVGYKTKFSASFLTLLLTVNNMLTNHYWTYGYKDTRRDYLRYEFFQTLSIVGGLLLIVDTGAGELSVDEKKKIY from the coding sequence ATGCAATTCAGAGGCACACAATTCCCAGGCGGTAGGAATGATTCGTTTGGAGCCCATCCACGGTCTCAACGCCAATCGTCTTTGGGAACTTCCACATCATCCGCCTTGGATTCGATCGCTCAAATGATTCCCTCTGAGAATCCGTATGTGATGAAGTTTGAAAAGTTTACCAAGCAGGTGGAGGAACTAATTGATGGGTACCTCTCACCTGCCAAACCATATGTACCATTCATTGGAAGGTTTCTAATTGTGGCCACATTTTTCGAGGACTCGCTTAGAATAATGTCCCAATGGAAGGAGCAGGTTTACTATCTGGCAACTTTCAGACATCTCTACGAGTGGTTGGTCAAAGTGTTCCTGCTCTTTAATATAGTTTGCATGATTACTGGAGCAGTGCTTGTCATCCTTAGAAGAAAGCCCGAAATCGCTACTGGACTCCTCTCCTCCATTGTTCTACTTCAAGGATTTGTCTACGGACTTTTCTTTGAGCCGGtgttcttcttcaggaACGTGTCTGTTATTGGCGGTTTGCTTCTTGCCTTGTCCGACTCGCTTGTTGTCGATAAGAGATCTTTGCTTATGCCTGGCCTACCAATGATGGAGTCGAAAGACAACAAAAAATACTTTTTGTTGGTGGGTCGCATTATGCTCATAGTTTTGTTTTTGGCTTTCACAATGACTATCAAATGGACCATCATCAACTCCCTCATTATCTTGATTGGCCTTGTGTCCTGTATGTCGATTGTGGTTGGATACAAAACCAAATTTAGTGCATCATTCTTGACTCTTCTTCTCACAGTGAACAACATGTTGACCAACCACTACTGGACTTATGGTTACAAAGACACCAGAAGAGACTATTTGAGATATGAATTCTTCCAGACCCTCAGTATCGTCGGCGGTTTGTTACTGATCGTGGACactggagctggagaactCTCTGTTgacgagaaaaagaagatctACTAA
- a CDS encoding Elongator complex protein 4 yields the protein MSFRRRGEIVSGPTPQLVGAPSPLIPRAAPNRRAGEYVSRAALAGGTPKRNSENALANHVGVKPSILTSQPCISTGSSDIDSVLGHQGLPVGSSILIEETGTTDFASTLSKLFLAQGIAHNRINPSQPNTHDVLVGLDQNWAKGLPGVYKGSKERKKEKVQQNESKVSVSNIVNQSNDLKIAWRYGLNQRKNESDDDTIDQYPHYNNQFDITSVLTVAPGPHELTCIPNDNLPRTLKRIEDTVIKQPNKIVRIAVPLFLNPLVYQNETSAPEILRFVHGLKQILKKYPNQVALFMTVNLDLYPRNNPLIGYIELLFDSVIELRPFDPQLHDLMERVYKNQPAKIKHGHLNVYKLPILSESGLMCVQEMEYSFKNGRRRFEIEKWSIPVEDEETNDDKKLEF from the coding sequence ATGTCTTTCAGAAGAAGGGGAGAGATCGTTAGTGGCCCAACTCCTCAACTAGTTGGAGCCCCCAGTCCTCTAATCCCTAGGGCTGCTCCTAATAGAAGGGCTGGTGAATACGTTTCTCGAGCAGCTTTAGCAGGGGGCACACCCAAGAGGAATTCTGAAAATGCATTGGCGAATCATGTCGGTGTGAAACCATCGATCCTTACGTCGCAGCCATGCATATCTACTGGTTCCAGTGACATAGACAGTGTATTGGGTCATCAGGGACTACCTGTAGGGTCCTCGATACTGATAGAAGAAACTGGGACCACAGATTTTGCATCTACTTTGTCAAAACTGTTTCTAGCTCAAGGCATTGCACACAACAGAATCAACCCATCCCAGCCCAATACCCACGATGTCTTGGTGGGTTTGGACCAGAACTGGGCCAAAGGTCTTCCTGGAGTATACAAGGGGAGTAAAGAAAGgaagaaagaaaaagttCAGCAAAATGAGTCCAAGGTTAGTGTCTCCAACATAGTGAATCAAAGTAATGATTTGAAGATTGCCTGGCGTTACGGGCTgaatcaaagaaaaaatgaGAGCGACGATGATACAATAGACCAATATCCCCACTACAATAACCAATTCGATATCACCTCCGTGCTAACAGTTGCGCCTGGACCTCACGAACTAACATGTATTCCTAATGATAATTTGCCAAGAACATTGAAGCGGATCGAAGATACTGTCATCAAACAACCCAACAAAATAGTTAGAATTGCAGTGCCTTTGTTTCTAAACCCTTTGGTTTATCAGAACGAGACTAGCGCACCAGAAATCCTGAGGTTTGTCCACGGTCTGAAACAGATTCTCAAAAAATACCCAAATCAAGTCGCCCTATTCATGACTGTCAACCTTGATCTGTACCCTCGAAATAACCCCCTTATTGGCTACattgagctgctgtttgatTCTGTCATTGAACTGCGTCCGTTTGACCCTCAGCTGCACGATTTAATGGAGCGAGTCTACAAAAACCAACCTGCCAAAATAAAGCATGGGCACTTGAACGTTTACAAACTGCCTATTTTGAGCGAGTCTGGCCTTATGTGTGTCCAGGAGATGGAATACAGCTTTAAGAATGGACGAAGACGCtttgagattgaaaagTGGAGTATTCCGGTCGAGGACGAAGAAACTAATGATGACAAGAAATTGGAGTTTTAA
- a CDS encoding ATPase-stabilizing factor protein → MARTEKWNDKGSHTEPRYFTHSGHFDQDPNHVKKGGFGKGNWGKDGDELEDLINAGEIPPVFKKERRGSNHSQNEERFHKVQMQTLDE, encoded by the coding sequence ATGGCAAGAACCGAAAAATGGAACGACAAGGGCTCTCACACAGAGCCAAGATACTTTACCCACAGTGGACACTTTGATCAGGACCCTAACCATGTGAAGAAAGGTGGTTTTGGTAAGGGCAATTGGGGCAAAGACGGTGATGAATTAGAGGACTTGATCAATGCGGGAGAGATTCCACCtgttttcaagaaagaaagaCGTGGCTCCAATCATTCCCAAAATGAAGAAAGGTTCCACAAAGTCCAGATGCAGACTTTAGATGAGTGA
- a CDS encoding putative mitochondrial integral membrane protein, translating to MSGDKFEKDHNPAEVSLGESDQDDNATLFGSNGDPQGPAVANYNIREGTLDGQTLVNGEQGIRTENNISVLNGNSAQATDLARSQLSQLQYNENRISLDRSINTASNILSNLQAENSVRPIYYPTNIQDETLDSKLNSKSSKLALIRHNSVGNSQHLLTEPRDSSSETYSFELLKINLKIGPSSENLLQTLDKSALSQLLNEKFSHIKRHLRSLRERIDDTSSKVLVTGDLNSGKSAFCNALLRRKVMPEDQQPCTNVFCEIIDARDNNNGIEEVHAIPIGSVYLKNDERTYKIFPLEELEHLVYQSEHYSLLIVYVTDNRPVNQSLLKNGVIDIKLIDAPGLNLDSYHTTQVFSRQEEIDLVVFVVNAENHFTLSGREFISSATNDKNLIFIVVNKFDNIRDQNKCKRKIMDQVHSLSPETYKNSSNFVHFVSSKEMINQNPGGDGPDGNPDDGDGPHSPDFDHLEASLRKFLVEKRSLSKLLPAKNYLVKLYSDLIELSQINEKLYNESKIGAENELKKLGPQYDEILQSSAKTNEKISRLIESVSSEVYTNSRDQINRIINEVDHLSLGIKFEGYSNITEFARQVQERIIGKILEVVNSAEEHARNETSSAIDEIKRLGVQALGEGSLPNTRFIPSSMYSKKKDNLQRHIDNEVSLFDFVDPNFESFCKICGITIPDSRTNLLIGLTANKLWAGGLSSMAILYGPRVISTVTGIASISNYIPRFVVTKVVPGTLIGIAIGMPLYYLYKDAPHAYQRNVVKKIKRKIESEDYQHLNSLRISKEVRKVLNYPAKDISNAFATTIEKQSSRRSKILSDLKTSEISLSFYRELTKQVKEQYQIVQSFDLESVHTVN from the coding sequence ATGTCAGGAGacaagtttgaaaaagatcaTAATCCGGCTGAGGTCTCTCTAGGCGAGTCCGACCAAGATGATAACGCCACCCTTTTTGGATCAAATGGAGACCCTCAAGGTCCTGCAGTAGCAAATTATAATATAAGGGAGGGCACGCTTGATGGTCAGACCCTTGTAAATGGTGAGCAAGGAATTAGAACAGAGAATAACATCTCAGTATTGAATGGAAATTCTGCGCAAGCAACAGATTTGGCGAGGTCTCAATTATCGCAACTACAATACAACGAGAACAGGATATCGTTAGATCGCTCCATCAATACTGCCTCCAATATTTTGAGCAATTTGCAAGCAGAGAACAGCGTGCGTCCCATATACTACCCAACCAATATACAGGATGAGACGTTGGACTCCAAGttgaactcaaaaagctctaAGCTTGCTCTCATCAGGCACAACTCAGTGGGGAACTCTCAGCATTTACTGACCGAGCCTAGAGACTCATCTTCTGAAACATACAGTTTTGAACTATTGAAAAtcaatttgaaaatagGACCCAGCTCCGAAAATTTACTTCAAACGCTGGACAAAAGTGCTCTCTCTCAGCTCTTAAACGAGAAATTCTCGCATATAAAAAGACACCTGAGGTCTCTAAGGGAGAGAATCGACGATACGTCCTCGAAAGTTCTAGTAACAGGGGATTTGAACTCCGGTAAGTCTGCATTTTGTAACGCTCTTTTGAGAAGAAAAGTGATGCCCGAGGACCAACAGCCTTGCACAAATGTGTTTTGTGAAATAATCGATGCACGTGATAACAACAACGGCATTGAGGAAGTTCACGCGATTCCTATTGGATCTGTGTATCTGAAGAACGATGAGCGAACATACAAAATATTTCCTTTAGAAGAGTTGGAGCATCTTGTTTATCAAAGTGAACATTACTCGCTTTTGATAGTGTATGTGACAGATAATCGGCCTGTGAATCAGTCactgctcaaaaatggAGTCATCGATATTAAGCTCATAGATGCACCAGGGCTCAATTTGGATTCTTATCATACCACACAGGTGTTTTCCAGACAAGAGGAAATTGATTTGGTTGTCTTTGTGGTCAATGCCGAAAACCACTTCACATTATCTGGCAGGGAATTCATCTCTAGTGCAACAAATGACAAAAACTTAAtcttcatcgtcgtcaacAAATTTGACAATATCAGAGATCAAAACAAATGCAAGCGCAAGATTATGGACCAGGTTCACAGTTTGTCCCCAGAAACATATAAAAATTCAAGCAATTTCGTGCATTTCGtttcttccaaagaaaTGATCAATCAGAATCCGGGTGGTGATGGTCCAGACGGTAATCCTGATGATGGAGATGGCCCTCATTCTCCCGATTTCGACCATTTAGAAGCTTCATTGCGAAAATTCctcgttgaaaaaagatCTCTGTCCAAGCTTCTTCCTGCAAAGAATTATCTCGTTAAACTCTACTCTGATCTCATTGAACTTTCTCAGATCAATGAAAAACTATACAACGAAAGCAAGATAGGTGCAGAGAATGAACTAAAGAAACTTGGACCTCAATACGATGAAATCCTGCAATCATCAGCTAAGACAAACGAAAAGATATCAAGGTTAATTGAGTCTGTGTCATCTGAAGTTTACACAAATTCACGCGATCAAATCAATCGAATCATCAACGAAGTGGATCATTTGAGCCTGGGTATCAAATTTGAAGGTTATTCCAATATCACTGAATTTGCTCGACAAGTTCAGGAAAGAATTATAGGAAAGATACTGGAGGTGGTTAATTCTGCTGAGGAACATGCTCGTAACGAAACCAGTTCTGCCATCGAtgaaatcaaaagattAGGAGTTCAAGCTCTCGGAGAAGGTAGTCTGCCTAACACAAGATTCATCCCAAGTTCGATGTactcgaagaagaaagacaacTTGCAGCGCCATATTGACAATGAAGTTTCCCTATTTGACTTTGTTGACCCAAATTTCGAAAGTTTTTGCAAGATCTGCGGTATCACTATTCCTGATTCCAGAACGAACCTACTGATAGGCCTGACTGCCAATAAACTCTGGGCAGGTGGTTTATCGAGTATGGCTATTTTATACGGACCTCGGGTTATCTCGACTGTCACAGGGATTGCTTCCATATCCAATTACATCCCAAGATTTGTCGTTACCAAGGTTGTGCCAGGGACATTGATTGGTATTGCAATTGGAATGCCGTTGTACTATCTCTATAAAGATGCTCCTCACGCCTACCAAAGAAATGttgtgaagaaaatcaaaaggAAAATCGAGTCCGAAGATTATCAACACTTGAACTCGCTTCGCATATCGAAGGAAGTGCGCAAGGTTTTAAACTATCCTGCAAAGGACATTTCAAATGCTTTTGCAACCACAATTGAGAAGCAGTCCTCGAGACGTTCGAAAATTTTGAGCGATCTGAAGACCAGTGAGATCAGTTTATCTTTCTACCGGGAATTGACGAAACAGGTGAAAGAACAATATCAGATCGTGCAGTCTTTTGATTTGGAATCTGTTCATACGGTCAATTAG